In Opitutaceae bacterium TAV5, one genomic interval encodes:
- a CDS encoding diacylglycerol kinase: MPTLRFILNPRSGVHRPGEDMAALVRGWIARHAPGARLALTEHPHHATELARQALDEGCGLVVAIGGDGTLNEVAAALIGTPATLGIIPRGSGNGLVRHLRLPLVPEAALANLLTGRPRAIDTGLADGSHPFLNVVGFGFDAEISRRFNRLTKRGLAGYVRTIAGTLRSYRRNNYRIIAWPDAGAAPLTHELPAFIMAVANSSQYGNDFHIAPDAAVDDGLLRLTAIRRVHLFNALPLALRMRRGTLRPSGNVLQLAAPRFTIESADGAPLVCHTDGEVREAGPRLEITVRPLSLKVMAPR; encoded by the coding sequence ATGCCCACACTCCGCTTCATCCTCAATCCCCGTTCCGGCGTCCACCGGCCCGGCGAAGACATGGCGGCTCTCGTCCGGGGCTGGATTGCCCGGCATGCCCCCGGCGCCCGGCTCGCCCTCACCGAACACCCGCATCACGCCACCGAACTCGCCCGCCAGGCGCTCGACGAGGGTTGCGGGCTTGTCGTCGCCATCGGCGGTGACGGCACGCTCAACGAAGTCGCCGCCGCCCTCATCGGCACACCCGCCACGCTCGGCATCATCCCGCGCGGCTCCGGCAACGGCCTCGTCCGTCACCTCCGCCTCCCGCTCGTACCCGAAGCCGCCCTCGCCAATCTCCTCACCGGCCGCCCCCGTGCCATCGATACGGGGCTCGCCGACGGGAGCCATCCGTTCCTCAACGTCGTCGGGTTCGGATTCGATGCGGAGATCAGCCGTCGCTTCAACCGGCTCACGAAGCGGGGACTCGCCGGCTATGTGCGCACCATCGCCGGCACGCTCCGCTCGTATCGAAGAAACAATTACAGAATCATCGCCTGGCCGGATGCCGGCGCCGCGCCGCTCACGCATGAATTGCCCGCCTTCATCATGGCCGTGGCCAACTCGTCGCAATACGGCAACGATTTCCATATCGCTCCCGACGCGGCCGTCGATGACGGGCTGCTCAGGCTCACGGCGATCCGTCGCGTCCATCTTTTCAACGCTCTCCCGCTGGCGCTGCGCATGCGGCGCGGCACGCTCCGCCCGTCCGGCAATGTCCTGCAACTCGCCGCCCCCCGCTTCACGATCGAATCCGCCGATGGCGCTCCGCTCGTTTGCCACACCGACGGCGAAGTCCGCGAAGCCGGCCCGCGCCTCGAAATCACCGTCCGCCCCCTCAGCCTCAAGGTGATGGCGCCGCGCTGA
- a CDS encoding ABC transporter ATP-binding protein, translating into MLTIADVSKSYGTRELFSEVSLFISREDRLGLVGPNGAGKSTLFGLILGEERPDTGTIEWERGADFGYLPQESAPAGDETILHIATSGKKLEPTEDDWDIDYTLEPRARKILAGLGFKEGDAEKQANTFSGGWVMRAHLARLLVAEPALLLLDEPTNHLDLEALLWFQDYLTRYPGGLVVISHDRAFLNALCTGMLELRAGTLHYYHGNYDRFLVEKEERKAQQAAAYKNQQREIAHLQKFVDRFGAKASMATRAKSKEKQIERLQEVAVEEPAEELKRIHFKFPQPPRSGLKVVDLKHVQQAYGEHVVYRDLNFSAERGQRIVLVGPNGAGKSTLLKILAGVIPIQGGEIELGSNVFTGYFAQNRLDNLNPDATVFENVMELRTNENQLTEQQARAILGAFLFRKDDVHKKVSVLSGGEKSRLALARLLVKPPNLLLMDEPTTHLDIPSIDALVGALRNYEGTLIFISHDVHFIRSLAENVLHVHSGRLTPYAGNYDYYLEKSKATNERAALTAGFTDARPTQAAPANPKSEISNSRSSPAAGRVSPGEIRKLRAEVERLEQEIIRLETQQNELTAALEAPETYADHGKALHLNRELSAVVDQLQAVTHDWEKAGEKLAAAEAKS; encoded by the coding sequence ATGCTGACCATCGCCGACGTCTCCAAGTCCTACGGCACCCGGGAACTGTTTTCCGAGGTGTCGCTTTTCATTTCCCGCGAAGACCGCCTCGGGCTGGTCGGTCCCAACGGCGCGGGCAAGTCCACCCTCTTCGGCCTCATCCTTGGCGAGGAACGCCCCGACACCGGCACCATCGAGTGGGAGCGCGGCGCCGATTTCGGCTATCTCCCGCAGGAAAGCGCTCCCGCCGGCGACGAGACCATCCTCCACATCGCCACCAGCGGCAAAAAACTCGAACCCACCGAGGACGACTGGGATATCGACTACACGCTCGAACCCCGCGCCCGCAAGATCCTCGCCGGTCTCGGCTTCAAGGAGGGCGACGCCGAAAAACAGGCCAACACCTTTTCCGGCGGCTGGGTCATGCGCGCCCACCTCGCTCGCCTCCTCGTCGCCGAACCCGCCCTCCTTCTCCTCGACGAACCCACCAACCATCTCGATCTCGAAGCCCTTCTCTGGTTCCAGGACTACCTTACGCGCTATCCCGGCGGCCTCGTCGTCATCTCCCACGATCGCGCCTTCCTCAACGCGCTCTGCACCGGCATGCTCGAACTCCGCGCCGGCACGCTCCATTATTACCACGGCAACTACGACCGCTTTCTCGTCGAGAAAGAGGAGCGCAAGGCCCAGCAGGCCGCCGCGTACAAGAACCAGCAGCGCGAGATCGCCCACCTCCAGAAATTCGTGGACCGCTTCGGCGCCAAGGCCTCCATGGCCACCCGCGCCAAGTCGAAGGAAAAACAGATCGAACGCCTCCAGGAGGTCGCCGTCGAGGAACCGGCCGAAGAACTGAAACGCATCCACTTCAAATTCCCGCAGCCCCCGCGCTCTGGGCTCAAGGTCGTTGACCTGAAACACGTGCAGCAAGCCTACGGCGAGCACGTCGTGTATCGGGATCTCAACTTCAGCGCCGAGCGCGGCCAGCGCATCGTGCTCGTCGGCCCCAACGGCGCGGGCAAGTCCACCCTCCTCAAAATCCTCGCCGGCGTCATCCCCATCCAGGGAGGGGAGATCGAACTGGGCAGCAACGTCTTCACCGGCTATTTTGCGCAAAACCGCCTCGATAATCTCAATCCCGATGCCACGGTTTTCGAAAACGTCATGGAGCTGCGCACCAACGAAAACCAGCTCACCGAACAACAGGCCCGCGCCATCCTCGGCGCCTTCCTCTTCCGCAAGGACGACGTCCACAAAAAAGTCTCCGTCCTCTCCGGCGGCGAAAAATCCCGCCTCGCCCTCGCCCGCCTCCTCGTGAAGCCGCCCAACCTCCTCCTGATGGACGAGCCCACGACCCACCTCGACATCCCCTCGATCGATGCCCTCGTCGGCGCGCTCAGGAACTACGAAGGCACGCTGATCTTCATCAGCCACGACGTGCACTTCATCCGCTCGCTCGCGGAAAACGTTCTTCACGTCCACTCCGGACGCCTCACGCCCTACGCCGGCAACTACGACTATTACCTCGAAAAATCGAAGGCCACCAACGAACGCGCCGCCCTCACTGCCGGCTTCACCGACGCGCGTCCGACGCAGGCTGCGCCTGCGAATCCCAAATCTGAAATTTCAAATTCCAGATCTTCGCCAGCCGCCGGCCGCGTCTCGCCCGGCGAAATCCGGAAACTCCGCGCCGAGGTCGAGCGCTTGGAGCAGGAGATCATCAGGCTGGAGACCCAGCAAAACGAACTCACCGCCGCTCTCGAAGCCCCCGAGACCTACGCCGATCACGGCAAGGCCCTGCATCTCAACCGCGAGCTTTCCGCCGTCGTGGACCAGCTTCAGGCTGTGACCCACGATTGGGAAAAAGCCGGCGAAAAGCTGGCCGCCGCCGAAGCGAAAAGCTGA
- a CDS encoding deoxyhypusine synthase gives MKAKAKAATQTKARVIKSAKRQSQRTEDVNKKLAARKGPVSQFIAHHYRHFNAAALIDSAKGYEAHLKAGGKMLVTLAGAMSTAELGLSLAEMIRQDKVHAIVSTGANLEEDIFNLVAHDYYERVPHYRDLTADDEQALLDRHMNRVTDTCIPEAEAMRRIEAVVAEEWLKADRAGERYFPHEFMYKIIRSGKLEKSFQIDPKNSWMLAACEKNLPIIVPGWEDSTLGNMFAGRVVTGEIRDARTVRGGIEYMAWLAEWYTKTAKTLKTGEGSIGFFQIGGGIAGDFPICVVPMLHQDLERTGVPLWGYFSQISDSTTSYGSYSGAVPNEKITWGKLAASTPKFIVESDATIVAPLIFAWVLGQ, from the coding sequence ATGAAAGCAAAAGCCAAAGCTGCCACCCAAACCAAAGCTCGCGTCATCAAGTCCGCGAAGCGCCAGTCGCAACGCACCGAGGACGTGAACAAAAAACTCGCCGCCCGCAAGGGACCGGTTTCGCAGTTCATCGCGCACCATTACCGCCACTTCAACGCCGCCGCCCTCATCGACTCCGCCAAAGGTTACGAGGCCCACCTCAAGGCCGGCGGCAAGATGCTCGTCACCCTCGCCGGCGCCATGTCCACCGCCGAGCTCGGCCTCTCGCTCGCCGAAATGATCCGGCAGGACAAGGTCCACGCCATCGTCTCCACCGGCGCCAATCTGGAGGAAGATATCTTCAATCTTGTCGCCCACGACTACTACGAACGCGTGCCGCACTACCGCGACCTCACCGCCGATGACGAGCAGGCGCTGCTCGACCGTCACATGAACCGCGTCACCGACACGTGCATCCCCGAGGCCGAGGCCATGCGCCGCATCGAGGCCGTCGTGGCCGAGGAGTGGCTGAAAGCCGACAGGGCCGGCGAACGGTATTTCCCGCACGAGTTCATGTACAAGATCATCCGCTCGGGAAAACTGGAGAAGAGTTTCCAGATCGACCCGAAGAACTCGTGGATGCTCGCCGCCTGCGAAAAAAATCTGCCGATCATCGTCCCGGGCTGGGAAGACTCGACGCTGGGCAACATGTTTGCCGGTCGCGTCGTCACCGGCGAGATCCGCGACGCCCGCACCGTGCGCGGCGGCATCGAGTACATGGCCTGGCTGGCCGAGTGGTACACGAAGACCGCCAAAACGCTGAAGACCGGCGAAGGCTCCATCGGCTTTTTCCAGATCGGCGGCGGCATCGCGGGCGATTTCCCGATCTGCGTGGTGCCGATGCTCCACCAGGACCTCGAGCGCACCGGCGTGCCGCTCTGGGGCTATTTTTCGCAGATCAGCGACTCGACCACGAGCTACGGCAGCTACTCGGGCGCGGTGCCCAACGAAAAAATCACCTGGGGCAAGCTCGCCGCCTCCACGCCGAAGTTCATCGTCGAGAGCGACGCCACGATCGTCGCGCCGCTGATCTTCGCCTGGGTGCTCGGGCAGTAA
- a CDS encoding LysR family transcriptional regulator, whose protein sequence is MELRHLRYFAAVAQELSFRRAAERLHVAQPALSKQIRDLEHEVGVELLERDTTGARLTDAGTVFLAEVERVLEQVRQAVEFAREAKQGKRGQLTIGNVGTMSASFMPASLAAFREKYPDVDVALREMRSLDQINALTSGTIQIGFAGSIGTAIPEEDVEMLPVLQSPMRVILARAHPLAANPTLSFTQLLDERLLGVADPKRVGPDHGELIRGLFTKRGMRPGIVKRVDSLESLLALVAGQQGVSIMPHIISTHHADGIVSRSIREGGPELMFHLWAVWRRGETSQIAHNFIDVLRKVQGRTRRERKAAAAR, encoded by the coding sequence ATGGAGTTGAGGCATCTGCGTTATTTTGCGGCAGTGGCACAGGAATTGAGTTTTCGGCGCGCGGCGGAGCGGCTGCATGTGGCGCAACCGGCGTTGAGCAAGCAGATCAGGGATCTGGAGCATGAGGTGGGCGTGGAATTGCTGGAACGCGATACGACCGGGGCCCGGCTGACGGATGCGGGAACGGTGTTTCTGGCGGAAGTGGAACGGGTGCTGGAACAGGTGCGGCAGGCGGTGGAGTTTGCGCGCGAGGCGAAGCAGGGCAAACGGGGCCAGTTGACGATCGGCAACGTGGGGACGATGTCGGCGAGTTTCATGCCGGCGAGCCTCGCGGCGTTTCGCGAAAAATATCCGGATGTGGATGTGGCGTTGCGTGAAATGCGTTCGCTGGACCAGATCAACGCGCTGACGTCGGGAACGATCCAGATCGGTTTTGCCGGCAGCATCGGCACGGCGATTCCGGAGGAGGATGTGGAGATGTTGCCGGTGTTGCAGTCGCCGATGCGGGTCATCCTGGCCCGGGCGCACCCGCTGGCGGCTAACCCGACGCTATCGTTTACCCAGTTGCTCGACGAACGGTTGCTCGGCGTGGCCGACCCGAAACGGGTGGGACCGGATCACGGCGAACTGATACGGGGATTGTTCACGAAACGGGGGATGAGGCCGGGCATCGTGAAGCGGGTTGACAGCCTCGAGTCGTTGCTGGCGCTGGTGGCGGGGCAGCAGGGCGTGTCGATCATGCCGCACATTATCAGCACGCATCATGCCGACGGGATCGTGAGCCGGTCGATCCGGGAAGGTGGACCGGAACTGATGTTTCATCTGTGGGCCGTGTGGCGGCGCGGGGAAACGTCGCAGATCGCGCACAATTTTATCGATGTGCTGCGCAAGGTCCAGGGGAGAACCCGGCGCGAACGAAAGGCCGCCGCTGCACGATAA
- a CDS encoding transcriptional regulator codes for MVPATDPLRDALRLHASQSAGEEEPRCRILLALLNTSSRIQTLLRHSLSQQKLTETGFKILSVLSSHDPLPLAPTRLAALAVMWPPTVTDVLTRLELSGLIARERSQQDRRQVLARLTPAGHKKYTAAVAHVLDTMIEMMEPLDSSHLTALRAACDTLDARTARLAESSNTRLTPASA; via the coding sequence ATGGTACCTGCTACCGATCCTCTCCGGGACGCCCTCCGTCTTCATGCCAGCCAGAGCGCCGGCGAGGAGGAACCGCGCTGCCGCATCCTGCTCGCCCTGCTGAACACGTCGTCGCGCATCCAGACCCTGCTGCGGCACAGCCTCTCGCAGCAGAAGCTCACCGAAACCGGTTTCAAGATTCTGTCCGTTCTCTCGTCTCACGATCCGCTTCCGCTCGCGCCCACCCGGCTCGCCGCCCTCGCCGTCATGTGGCCTCCGACCGTCACCGACGTGCTGACACGCCTCGAACTCTCCGGCCTCATCGCCCGCGAACGCAGCCAGCAGGATCGTCGCCAGGTCCTCGCCCGGCTCACGCCCGCCGGCCACAAAAAATACACCGCGGCGGTCGCCCATGTTCTCGACACCATGATCGAAATGATGGAGCCGCTGGACTCTTCGCATTTAACGGCTCTCCGTGCGGCCTGTGATACGCTCGATGCCCGCACGGCCCGACTTGCTGAAAGCAGCAATACCAGGCTCACTCCGGCTTCGGCCTGA